The Pseudomonadota bacterium nucleotide sequence GACGCCGTGCTTGCCGAGCACGGCCTTGAGCACCGCTTCCTCAACGCCGGCCACGGAGAAGCCGATCTTCTTGCCCTTGAGGTCGGCGATCGACTGGATCGGCCCCTCTTCGAGGGTCAACAGGCAGTTCAGCGGTGTCGCGACCAAGGTACCAACCCGTTTGAGCGGCAAACCCTCGTGGATCTGCAAATGCAGCTGCGGTTGGTAGCTGATAGCGAGGTCGGCCTGGCCGGCGGCCACCAGTTTCGGCGGCGCAGACGGGTCGGCGGGCGCGACGATCTCGATGTCCAGTCCCTGCTCGGCGAAGTAGCCGAGCTCGTCGGCGACGATGACCGGGCCGTGGTCGGGGTTGACGAACCAGTCAAGCAACAAGGTCATCTTGTCGTTGGCGACCACGTGGGTGGCAAAGAGCGTTGCACACAAGGCAAGTGCGGCTTTCATGCGAGAGTCCTGTTCAGGTGTGTTCAGAGGCGGCCGCGAGCAAGGCACACTCGCCGCCGTGTCGAAGGTGGTGGTCGGTGGCGGCGCGCCAGGCGCGCACCCCGGATTGGCAGCAGAAGACCGTGCGCTGCCCGGGCGCGGCGGGTCCGAGGCCATGGAGTGCGTCGGGGGTCAGACGGTCCGCCCGCGCGTGCGCGGGCCGAGGCGCCTCGTGCGCGTCGCGCAGCTCGATGACACGGTCGTCCGCACCGACCTGTTCGGCGGCGATGAAGGCAAAGGCCGTCGCTGGCTCCTGCGCGTGGTCAAAGCGCAGCTGACTGGTGCGCAGCGTCGCGCCATCGAAACGGCACAGGCTGCCAAGGGGGCTGTCCAGCGCGTCGACGATCAACGCGATCGCCATGTGCGCCTGCAGACACCCGAGCACGCCAACCACCGGCCCGAGCACACCGGCGTCGTTGCAGTTGGCGAGCTGCGTGGGCACGTTCGGAAACACCGCGCGCACCGACGGCGCGCCGCCACAAAACGCCCCGACGTAGCCCGACACGCCGACCACCGACGCGCTCACGAGCGGTCGGCCTCGCCGTGCACAGAGGTCCGACAAGGTGTAGGTCACCGCGACGCTGTCGGCGCAATCGAGCACGACGTCGGCAGCGTCCACCCACGGCGCCGCCGTCACGGCGTTCGCGGCAGAGACCTCGGCCGCGACGTCGATGGCCGAGTTCAGCGCGCACAGCCGACGTGCGGCGGCCTGGGCCTTGGGCTTGCCCTCGTCCGCCTCGGTGTACAGGGTCTGACGGTGCAGGTTGTGGCGCGCAACGGTGTCCGGGTCGACCACCCGAATGTGGCCCACACCAGCACCGGCGAGGTACGGCAAGGCCGGTGAGCCGAGCCCACCCGCCCCGACGACCAGGACGCGCGCGCACGCGAGCTGCGCCTGCCCGCGCGCGCCGATTTCCGGTAACACGGTTTGGCGCGCGTAGCGGTCAACGCTGTCCGTCTCGGCCGTCATCCACCGGGCTCCTGCGTCGCCCGCAACCAGGCATCGACTCGGGCCTCGGGGTCCGGGTTGAGCGTGATATCGGTCACGGCACTGACGCTGTCTGCACCGTGCTCGAAGGCGCCCGCCACACGTTCAACGGTGAATCCGCCGATCGCCACCAGCGGCGTGCGGCCAACGGCCTCGCGCCAGGCGGCAAGCCGGGGCAGGCCCTGCTGTGTCCATTTCATCTTCTTGAGGATCGTCGGGTAGATCGGCCCGAGCGCGACATAGTCCGGCTCGAAGGCCAGCGCACGCGCCAGCTCGGCTTCGTCGTGGGTGCTCAGGCCGAGCTTGATACCGGCCGCGCGGAGTGCCGGCACGTCGGCGTCGTCGAGGTCCTCCTGGCCGAGGTGGACCCACCGGCAACCCAGCTCGATCGCAAGCGCCCAGTGGTCGTTGACGACCAGCGTTGCACCGTGCGCGTCGGCCAGCGCTTGCGCGCGACCGATCTCGTCCCGCAAGCGCGACTCGTCAGTGTCCTTGATGCGCAACTGCACGAAACGCACACCGCGCGGCAGCATGCGCGCAAGCCACGCGCTGCTGTCGAAGATCGGGTAGAAACGGTCGAGGCTCATGGCAGAAAGGCCTTGCCGATCACCGGCGTGGACGCGCTGCCGACATCCGACGCGTCGATCGGCGTCGCTTCGTACGCCGACCGCCCGGCCTCGACCGCGAGTGCAAACGCGCGCGCCATGGCAACCGGGTCACCGGCACGTGCCACCGCGGTGTTCAGCAACACGGCGTCGTAGCCGAGCTCCAGCGCGGCCGCCGCGTGCGACGGCACGCCGAGTCCGGCGTCGACCACCAGCGGTGTGTCGGGGAACTCGTGGCGCATGCGGCGCAGCCCGTGCCGGTTGTTCAGGCCACGGCCCGAGCCGATCGGCGCCCCCCAGGGCATCAGCACCTCACAACCGGCGGCCAGCAGCCGCTCGGCCACGATCAGGTCTTCGGTGCAGTACGGGAACACCTGAAAACCGTCGCGGCACAGCTCAGTGGCGGCCTCGACCAAGCCGAAAACGTCCGGCTGCAGCGTGTCGTTATGCCCGATCACCTCGAGCTTGACCCAGGGTGTGCCGAACACCTCTCGCGCCATGCGCGCCGTGGTCACCGCCTCGCGGGCGGTGTGGCAACCGGCGGTGTTCGGCAGCACGCGCACACCGAGCGCCCGGATCATCGACCAGAACGCCTGACCGTCGCCGCCCGCGCTCTCACGCCGCAGCGACACCGTCGCCACCCCGGCGCCACTCGCTTCGAAGGCGGCTTGCAGCACCGCCGGCGAGGGGTACTGCGCGGTGCCGAGCATCAGACGCGATTGGAGTGTCTCACCGTAAACCTGCATTTCAGCCTCCCTGCATGGGGGCCAGCACTTCGACCCGGTCGCCGTCGCGCAGTTGGCAGGTCGCGCGGTCGCCGGCCGCGACGAAGTCGCCGTTGACGGCCGTGGCGACCGCCACGTCGGTGTACCCGAGTTCGGCGAGGACCGATTCCAGCTGGCCGGCTGCAACCTCGCGCGCTTCGCCATTGACGTCAATGCGCATGCACCAGTTCTCCTTGCTCTCCGCTCAAGAGGTAGTCGGCCGCCTGCCGCGCGAGCGCGGGCGCCATGAGGTAACCGTGGCGAAACAGCCCGTTGCAGTAGACGGTGTCACCCCGGTGCACCACCCGCGGCACGTTGTCTGCGAACGCCGGTCGCGCGTCGACGCCGGTCTCGATGACCTCCGCTTCAGCAAAGGCCGGGTCGACGGTGTACGCCGCGCTGAGCAGTTCGAGCAGCGCCCGGGCCGAGATGTGGCCACGCCCGTCGCTCTCGACCATCGTGGCCCCGAGCATGTAGACCCCGTCGCCGCGCGGCACGATGTAGAGCGGCATGCGCGGGTGCAGCAGTCTGACCGGCCGGCTCAGCTCGACTTCGGGACAGCGCAGGACGAGCATCTCGCCGCGCACGCCGCGCAACCCGTCCAACGTGTCGCGTGCGGCGAGCCCCCGGCAATCGACGGCGAGCTCGGTCCGGATCGCCGGCGACTCGGTGTCGATGCGCGCCGAACGGGCGAGTGTCGCCAGCGCTGCCCGCGGGTCGAGGTGTGCTTCGGCTTCAAAATACAAGCCCGTTTGAAACCGCCCGCCGAGTTGCGGTTCGAGCGCGGTGATGGCATCGGCGTCGAGCAGCCGGTGCCCGCGTGTCAGTCGCGCGTAGCGGCGCAACTCGGTGTGGTCGCGTTCCGGCGCCACGACCAGGGTGCCTCGGCGCGTCACGCTCACACCGCGCGCCGCCCACCACTCGGCCGCTTCGGCGCCGAGGCGCTCGACCACCTCCGGCGCACTCTCACCCTCGCACCCCGGCGCCAGCATGCCGCCGGCCCACCAGGAACAGCCGTGCTCACCCGGCCCGCCCGCGGGGTCGATCACCCGTGCCGACACGCCACGCGCGCCCAACTCGGCCGCCAGACACAATCCGGCAACCCCGGCCCCGAGGATGGTCAGGTTCACGTCGACCACAGCGCGTGGAAATGGTGCACCGGGCCGTGTCCGCTGCCAATCGCGAGCGTGTCGGCGGCGCGTATCGCCGCCTGCAGGTATCGGTGAGACGCAGCCACCGCCGACGGCAGCGTGTGGCCGCGCGCGAGGTGCGCTGCGATGGCCGAAGAGAGCGTGCAGCCGGTGCCGTGGGTGTTGCGCGTACGCACGCGCTCGGCTTCGAAACGCTCGCTGCCGTCGCCGCCGACAAGCACGTCGGTGCAGACAGCGCCCTCGGCGTGCCCGCCCTTCATCAACACCGCGCCCGCACCGAGCGCACGCAGCGCATTGGCCTGCTCGGCCATCTCGTCGGGCGTGTGCGCGGGTTCGCCGTCCAGCAGCTGCGCCGCCTCGGGCAGGTTCGGTGTGACCACGTGCGCGAGCGGCAGCAGACGGGTGCGCAGGTGTGCCACCGCGTCACGCGCCAGCAAGGCATCGCCCGACTTGGCGACCATCACCGGGTCCAGCACGACGGGGCAGCGGACGTCGGCCAGCGCATCGGCAACGACGTCGATGATCGTCACCGACGACAGCATGCCGATCTTGATGGCGCCGACGTCGAGGTCGCTGCACACGGCGTCGATCTGTGCTGCGATCACGCCGGGCTCGATGTCCTGCACGGCGGTGACCGCGCGCGTGTTTTGCGCCGTCACTGCGGTGAGCACGCTCGCGCCGTAGACGCCAAGTGCGGAGAAGGTTTTGAGGTCGGCCTGGATACCGGCGCCGCCGCCGCTGTCGGAGCCGGCGATGGTCAAGGCGATCGCTGTCATGGTTGCGCCCGTGTGGGTTCGGGCACGCACTGCAGGGCGTTCGAGAGTCGAACGTTCGTTCCCTACGCCGGCATGGCCCGGATCAGGTTCAATGGGTTGGCGTACAGCGCCTCTCAGCCCGATTCGGGCACCCCAACGACGTGTGTGCCGCACAGACGCGACACCACCTCCTTTATACCACAGCCGACCCACCGGACGCCCGGGCTCTCATCCACGCCGCGCCACCCAGGCTGATCGTCGGGGCGGCTCAGTCGGTCAGCGGCTTGCTGAGGAACCAGCGGACGTGGTCGCTCGGGTGAGCCGCCGGCCCGTTTGCCAGCTCACCGAAGACCGCGTAGCCGCGCCGTTCGTAGAAGCGCCGCGCGTCGGGGTTGGAGGTGTCCAGCCAGGCCGCGTGGCAGCCGCGCGCGCGGGCTTCACATTCGGCGGCATCCATCAAGGCGCCACCGATGCCCCGGCCTCGCTGTGTGGCATCCACCCAGAGCGTCTTGATCAGCAACCAGCCGTAGGCTGTTGACCCGGTCAGCCCGGCCTGTACTGTGCTCGGGTTCGCTGGCGAGCGCACGACCAGGGTCAGGTCACTGTTGTGGCCCTGCGTCTGGCGGGCACGCAGCGCGGCCAGCAACGCGCGTTCCACTTGTGCGGCATCCTGCTGTGTGCCGAACTCAACCGGTGTGGGCATCCGTGGGTACCTTTCGCGATCCGGACAGGGCAGCATACGGGCGAACGCCGTGTGACCCGTACCCTTGGAGAGACGCATGCCCGACCAGCCCCTCTGGCAACTCGACGCCGTGGACGCCCTCGATGCAATGGCGACGGGCCGCACCACCGCGACCGACCTCGTCGCCTCGCACCTCGAACGCCTCGAGGCCGTGAACCCGCGGCTGAACGCCGTGGTAAACGTGCTGGCGGACGACGCCATGGCCTCCGCTGCCGAGGCCGACGCGGTGCGCGCCGCGGGGCGAAACCTCGGGCCGCTGCACGGGGTGCCGGTGACCGTGAAGGTCAACGTCGACCTCGACGGCCAGCCCAACAGCAATGGCCTGCCGGCGATGGCGGACAACATCGCCCCGGGCGATTCGCCGGTTGTCGCCAACCTCAAGCGGGCGGGCGCTGTCATCCTCGGGCAGACCAACACCCCGGAGTTCTCGATGCGCTGGGTCACGGACAACCCGCTGTACGGCGCCACGCAGAACCCCTGGGGGGCGCACCTGACGTGCGGCGGCTCGTCCGGAGGCGCCGGTGCTGCGACAGCAGCCGGCATCGGGTGCGTCAACCACGGCAACGACATTGGCGGGTCACTGCGTTGGCCGGCCCACTGCAACGGCGTGGCGACGATCAAACCGACACAGGGGCGGGTGCCCTCCTTCAGCCCCTCGTTCACCGCCGAACGCCCCGCGCTGGCCCAGTTGTTCTCGGCCCAGGGTCCGATCGCCCGCTCCACGCGCGACTGCCGGGTCGCGCTGGAGGCGATGTGCGCTGCCGATTGGCGCGACCCCAACCACGTACCGGCCCAGCTGCACTGGGCCGACGACGCCCAACCTTGCCGTGTGGCCGTGGCGGAGATTCCCGAGGACATGGAGGTCGATGCGGTCGTGCAGGACGCCATTGCGCGCGCAGTCGACAGCCTCACTGCTGCGGGCTATCGGCCTGAACCGGTCCGGTTGCCCGGCATGGACCGCCTCATGCCCGTGTGGTGCGACCTGGTACTGCACGAGCTGACGGTGATCACGGGCGACGCGATGCAGGCTGCGGCGAGCGCCGATTTCCGCACCGTCTGGGCGGGCTACCGCGCGCTGCACCCGGCGCCCGATCCGACGCGGGTGCTCGACGCGATGGCGGAGCGGCTGACGCTGATCCGCGACTGGCTCCGCGTGTTACAGGACTACCCGGTGATCCTGGCGCCGGTCAGCACCGCGCGCACGCCCGGCCCGCGCGGCGACCTCGACTACCGCGACGGCGCTGGCGCCTTTCTCGACCGCCAGCTCCGTTTCACCACCGGCCTGAACCTGCTGGGGCTGCCGGCAGCCGTGGCGCCCACCGGCGTGTTTGATGGCATGCCGCTCGGCGTCCAGTTGATCGGTGCACGCTACCGCGAGATGCGGTGCCTGCACGCGGCGGCAGCCGTCGAACGGGGCGCGGCACTCGACTGGCCCCGTCTGTGGGGCTCGGATGTCGCCGTGGCTGGGTCCTGAAAGGCCATATGCCAAGCCCGCCACGCTGATTTAGCCTCACACAAGGACGCCCAGTCGCGTTAAAATCAGCTGCTGACAGCGCGGCATTGCCACCGCGCCGCCCCCACATTCGGTCCTGCGAGCACCCCGAACCATGTCGACTTCCGCCTCCGACGCGCTTTCCGCCAACGCCATCCGCATGCTGTCCGCCGACGCCGTGCAGCGGGCCAACTCCGGCCACCCTGGCGCCCCGATGGGCATGGCCGACATGGCCGTTGCGCTCTGGCAGCGCCACTTGCAACACAACCCGGCCGACCCGAGCTGGCTCGACCGCGACCGCTTCGTGTTGTCCAACGGCCACGCGTCGATGCTGATCTACGCCCTGCTGCACCTTTCGGGCTACGACCTGCCGATGGCCGACATCGAACAGTTCCGCCAATTGCACAGCAAAACCCCCGGTCACCCCGAAGTGGACGTGACGCCCGGTGTGGAAACCACCACCGGTCCGCTTGGTCAGGGCATCGGCAACGCGGTCGGCATGGCACTCGCCGAGAAGCTGCTGGCGGACGAGTTCAACCGGCCGGGCCACGCGGTCGTGGATCACCACACCTACACCTTCCTGGGCGACGGCTGCCTGATGGAGGGCATCAGCCACGAGGTCTGCGCCCTCGCTGGCAGCCTGAAACTCGGCAAGCTCATCGTGCTCTGGGACGACAATGGCATTTCAATCGATGGCGAGGTGGGGCCCTGGTTCAGCGACGACACCCCCGCCCGCTTCCGCGCCTACGGCTGGCAGGTGATCGACGGGGTCGACGGCCACGACGTCGACGCAGTCGACGACGCCATCGCCAAGGCCAAAGCCCACGCAGGCGCGCCGACCCTGATCGCCTGCCGTACCCGCATCGGACAAGGCTCGCCCAACAAGGCCGGCACGGCCAAGGCACACGGCGCCCCGCTCGGAGACGACGAGATCGCGTTGACGCGCGAGGCACTCGGTTGGGACGCGGAGCCGTTCACGGTGCCGGAAGCGGCACGCGCCGCGTGGGACGCGCACGGCGCCGGCGCTGCACGCCAGGCGGAATGGCAAGCCCGGTTCGACGCCTACCGCGCAGTGCACCCGGCGCTCGCCGCCGAACTCGAGCGGCGCGTGGCCGGCGCACTGCCCGACGATTACGGTGACCGGTGCGCCGCCCTGCTCGAGGAGCTCACCGCCGACGACACCAAACACGCCACGCGCAAGGCCTCGCAACTCGCGATCACCGCATTGGCCGACTGGTTGCCCGAAATGCTTGGCGGATCGGCCGACCTCACCGGATCCAACCTCACCAACTGGCCCGACTGTGGCGCGGTGCGCGGTGGCCAACCGGGCGGGCGGCACATCAACTACGGCGTGCGCGAATTCGGCATGGCGGCGATCATGAGCGGCATCGCCCTGCACGGCGGTTACATCCCCTTCGGCGGCACCTTCCTGACCTTCTCGGACTACTCCCGCAACGCGCTGCGCATGGCCGCGTTGATGAAGCGCCGCACCATCCACGTGTTCACCCACGATTCGATCGGCCTCGGCGAGGACGGCCCGACACACCAGTCGGTCGAACACGCAGCCAGCTTGCGGCTGATTCCGAACCTCGACGTCTGGCGCCCCGGTGACCTCGTCGAGACCTTCGTGGCCTGGACCGAATCGCTCGCAGCCGACGACCGGCCGAGTGCGTTGTTGTTGTCTCGCCAGGGCATGCCCCCACAGGCTCGCAACGCCGAGACACGCGCCCGGATTGCCAAGGGCGGGTACGTGCTCGCCGACGCGGAGAACGCCCAAGCCATCCTG carries:
- the thiS gene encoding sulfur carrier protein ThiS; protein product: MRIDVNGEAREVAAGQLESVLAELGYTDVAVATAVNGDFVAAGDRATCQLRDGDRVEVLAPMQGG
- the tkt gene encoding transketolase, encoding MSTSASDALSANAIRMLSADAVQRANSGHPGAPMGMADMAVALWQRHLQHNPADPSWLDRDRFVLSNGHASMLIYALLHLSGYDLPMADIEQFRQLHSKTPGHPEVDVTPGVETTTGPLGQGIGNAVGMALAEKLLADEFNRPGHAVVDHHTYTFLGDGCLMEGISHEVCALAGSLKLGKLIVLWDDNGISIDGEVGPWFSDDTPARFRAYGWQVIDGVDGHDVDAVDDAIAKAKAHAGAPTLIACRTRIGQGSPNKAGTAKAHGAPLGDDEIALTREALGWDAEPFTVPEAARAAWDAHGAGAARQAEWQARFDAYRAVHPALAAELERRVAGALPDDYGDRCAALLEELTADDTKHATRKASQLAITALADWLPEMLGGSADLTGSNLTNWPDCGAVRGGQPGGRHINYGVREFGMAAIMSGIALHGGYIPFGGTFLTFSDYSRNALRMAALMKRRTIHVFTHDSIGLGEDGPTHQSVEHAASLRLIPNLDVWRPGDLVETFVAWTESLAADDRPSALLLSRQGMPPQARNAETRARIAKGGYVLADAENAQAILIGTGSELHLAMDARASLEAEGIAVRVVSMPCLDAFQRQDADYRNSVITPGVPVAAIEAGVADSWLQFAPRERVIGMSGFGESAPGGVLYAHFGITSDALADAVRQALA
- a CDS encoding HesA/MoeB/ThiF family protein, with amino-acid sequence MTAETDSVDRYARQTVLPEIGARGQAQLACARVLVVGAGGLGSPALPYLAGAGVGHIRVVDPDTVARHNLHRQTLYTEADEGKPKAQAAARRLCALNSAIDVAAEVSAANAVTAAPWVDAADVVLDCADSVAVTYTLSDLCARRGRPLVSASVVGVSGYVGAFCGGAPSVRAVFPNVPTQLANCNDAGVLGPVVGVLGCLQAHMAIALIVDALDSPLGSLCRFDGATLRTSQLRFDHAQEPATAFAFIAAEQVGADDRVIELRDAHEAPRPAHARADRLTPDALHGLGPAAPGQRTVFCCQSGVRAWRAATDHHLRHGGECALLAAASEHT
- a CDS encoding GNAT family N-acetyltransferase codes for the protein MPTPVEFGTQQDAAQVERALLAALRARQTQGHNSDLTLVVRSPANPSTVQAGLTGSTAYGWLLIKTLWVDATQRGRGIGGALMDAAECEARARGCHAAWLDTSNPDARRFYERRGYAVFGELANGPAAHPSDHVRWFLSKPLTD
- a CDS encoding FAD-dependent oxidoreductase, with amino-acid sequence MNLTILGAGVAGLCLAAELGARGVSARVIDPAGGPGEHGCSWWAGGMLAPGCEGESAPEVVERLGAEAAEWWAARGVSVTRRGTLVVAPERDHTELRRYARLTRGHRLLDADAITALEPQLGGRFQTGLYFEAEAHLDPRAALATLARSARIDTESPAIRTELAVDCRGLAARDTLDGLRGVRGEMLVLRCPEVELSRPVRLLHPRMPLYIVPRGDGVYMLGATMVESDGRGHISARALLELLSAAYTVDPAFAEAEVIETGVDARPAFADNVPRVVHRGDTVYCNGLFRHGYLMAPALARQAADYLLSGEQGELVHAH
- a CDS encoding thiamine phosphate synthase — protein: MSLDRFYPIFDSSAWLARMLPRGVRFVQLRIKDTDESRLRDEIGRAQALADAHGATLVVNDHWALAIELGCRWVHLGQEDLDDADVPALRAAGIKLGLSTHDEAELARALAFEPDYVALGPIYPTILKKMKWTQQGLPRLAAWREAVGRTPLVAIGGFTVERVAGAFEHGADSVSAVTDITLNPDPEARVDAWLRATQEPGG
- the thiD gene encoding bifunctional hydroxymethylpyrimidine kinase/phosphomethylpyrimidine kinase, which translates into the protein MTAIALTIAGSDSGGGAGIQADLKTFSALGVYGASVLTAVTAQNTRAVTAVQDIEPGVIAAQIDAVCSDLDVGAIKIGMLSSVTIIDVVADALADVRCPVVLDPVMVAKSGDALLARDAVAHLRTRLLPLAHVVTPNLPEAAQLLDGEPAHTPDEMAEQANALRALGAGAVLMKGGHAEGAVCTDVLVGGDGSERFEAERVRTRNTHGTGCTLSSAIAAHLARGHTLPSAVAASHRYLQAAIRAADTLAIGSGHGPVHHFHALWST
- a CDS encoding thiazole synthase; translation: MQVYGETLQSRLMLGTAQYPSPAVLQAAFEASGAGVATVSLRRESAGGDGQAFWSMIRALGVRVLPNTAGCHTAREAVTTARMAREVFGTPWVKLEVIGHNDTLQPDVFGLVEAATELCRDGFQVFPYCTEDLIVAERLLAAGCEVLMPWGAPIGSGRGLNNRHGLRRMRHEFPDTPLVVDAGLGVPSHAAAALELGYDAVLLNTAVARAGDPVAMARAFALAVEAGRSAYEATPIDASDVGSASTPVIGKAFLP
- a CDS encoding amidase, producing the protein MPDQPLWQLDAVDALDAMATGRTTATDLVASHLERLEAVNPRLNAVVNVLADDAMASAAEADAVRAAGRNLGPLHGVPVTVKVNVDLDGQPNSNGLPAMADNIAPGDSPVVANLKRAGAVILGQTNTPEFSMRWVTDNPLYGATQNPWGAHLTCGGSSGGAGAATAAGIGCVNHGNDIGGSLRWPAHCNGVATIKPTQGRVPSFSPSFTAERPALAQLFSAQGPIARSTRDCRVALEAMCAADWRDPNHVPAQLHWADDAQPCRVAVAEIPEDMEVDAVVQDAIARAVDSLTAAGYRPEPVRLPGMDRLMPVWCDLVLHELTVITGDAMQAAASADFRTVWAGYRALHPAPDPTRVLDAMAERLTLIRDWLRVLQDYPVILAPVSTARTPGPRGDLDYRDGAGAFLDRQLRFTTGLNLLGLPAAVAPTGVFDGMPLGVQLIGARYREMRCLHAAAAVERGAALDWPRLWGSDVAVAGS